The Lentzea guizhouensis genome contains a region encoding:
- a CDS encoding 4Fe-4S dicluster domain-containing protein has product MIELVSAARCIACDKCIEVCPTNVFDRGADGLPVVSRQSDCQTCFQCEANCPADALFVAPHTHPLPPESFAHDEEHLRETGLLGSYRRQIGWGHGRTPGAARAVGPALSPAGPPLIS; this is encoded by the coding sequence GTGATCGAGCTCGTGTCGGCGGCGCGGTGCATCGCCTGTGACAAGTGCATCGAGGTGTGCCCCACCAACGTGTTCGACCGGGGCGCGGACGGACTTCCGGTGGTGAGCAGGCAGTCCGACTGCCAGACGTGCTTCCAGTGCGAGGCGAACTGCCCGGCCGACGCGCTGTTCGTCGCGCCGCACACCCATCCGCTGCCACCGGAGTCGTTCGCGCACGACGAGGAGCACCTGCGGGAGACCGGTCTGCTCGGCAGCTACCGCAGGCAGATCGGCTGGGGTCACGGCCGCACGCCGGGAGCCGCGCGGGCGGTCGGTCCCGCGCTCTCGCCCGCCGGCCCGCCGCTGATCTCGTGA